A genomic segment from Corylus avellana chromosome ca5, CavTom2PMs-1.0 encodes:
- the LOC132182192 gene encoding MDIS1-interacting receptor like kinase 2-like yields MYKFRGPIPYAYDQDHTSDTLIGNKNLCGGFNFPPCLPVPTNNNSIVTKANKNPANNNSIVTKAKENPANNNSIVTKAKNLPAIAASNKSIVTKVKIFVPIAVFVGFLVLGCLLLSKHVGKKYQYEPRETKNGNLFSIWNYDGHIAYEDMIKATEDFDLKYCIGTGGYGSVYKAELPCGKVVALKKLHRLEVENSTFDMSFRNEVNVLTEIRHRNIIKLHGFCLHKRCMFLVYEYMERGSLFCVLSNDVEAIELDWSKRVNIIKGTAHALSYMHHECIPSIVHRDITSNNILLNNKLEGFVSDFGTAKLLDPDSSNQTLVAGTYGYIAPELAYTMKVTEKCDVYSFGVVALEILIGRHPMELLTSLSSSSSQNVMLHEILDQRVPPPNHLVAQDIFLVATLAFACLHTKPKSRPTMKCVSQEFLSRRKKPIAKPLHTFSLWQLRNQKMYMVESGDETQL; encoded by the exons ATGTATaaatttcggg GTCCGATTCCATATGCTTATGATCAAGATCATACATCCGACACATTAATTGGCAATAAGAATTTGTGTGGTGGTTTCAATTTCCCTCCTTGCCTTCCGGTTCCAACCAATAACAATTCAATCGTAaccaaagcaaacaaaaatccaGCCAATAACAATTCCATTGTTACCAAGGCAAAAGAAAATCCAGCCAATAACAATTCCATTGTTACCAAAGCAAAAAACTTGCCAGCCATTGCAGCCAGTAACAAATCCATTGTAACCaaagtaaaaatttttgttCCCATTGCCGTTTTCGTTGGATTCTTAGTTCTTGGGTGTTTGCTCCTGTCCAAGCACGTGGGCAAGAAATATCAATATGAGCCAAGAGAAACAAAGAATGGAAACCTCTTCTCGATATGGAATTATGATGGACATATTGCATATGAAGATATGATTAAAGCAACCGAGGACTTTGACTTAAAATATTGTATTGGAACCGGTGGTTATGGTAGTGTTTACAAAGCAGAATTACCTTGTGGCAAAGTGGTTGCCTTGAAGAAACTTCATCGTTTGGAGGTTGAGAACTCAACTTTTGATATGAGTTTTAGGAACGAGGTAAATGTATTAACAGAGATTCGCCATCGAAACATTATAAAACTTCATGGGTTCTGCTTGCATAAGCGATGCATGTTTTTGGTTTATGAGTACATGGAAAGGGGAAGCCTTTTTTGTGTCCTGAGCAATGATGTTGAAGCTATAGAATTGGATTGGAGCAAGAGGGTGAACATCATCAAAGGCACTGCCCACGCCTTATCTTACATGCATCATGAATGCATTCCATCAATTGTTCATCGAGATATAACTAGCAACAATATTTTGTTGAACAATAAACTAGAGGGTTTTGTCTCTGACTTTGGCACAGCTAAACTTCTTGATCCAGATTCCTCCAATCAAACATTAGTTGCAGGCACTTACGGTTACATTGCCCCAG AGTTGGCATATACCATGAAAGTTACTGAAAAGTGCGATGTGTATAGCTTTGGAGTGGTGGCATTGGAAATATTAATAGGACGACATCCAATGGAACTCCTAACTTCattatcatcatcttcttctcaaAACGTGATGTTACATGAAATATTAGATCAACGTGTGCCGCCTCCAAATCATCTAGTTGCACAAGATATTTTCCTTGTCGCTACACTAGCATTTGCATGCCTACATACCAAACCAAAGTCTCGGCCTACAATGAAATGCGTATCTCAAGAATTTCTTTCTCGGAGGAAGAAGCCAATAGCCAAACCTTTACATACATTTTCACTATGGCAGCTAAGGAACCAGAAAATGTATATGGTTGAATCAGGGGATGAAACTCAATTATGA